In Mycolicibacterium phocaicum, one DNA window encodes the following:
- a CDS encoding glycosyl hydrolase 2 galactose-binding domain-containing protein: MPARWQVLRRDPGSVAGPAELTDDWAAARTLDIPATVATAFVGNPDDHDWWYRTTLTTEHATSIEFEGLTFPATVFLDGSPVADCESMFLPLRIECDAGDHELVIRFASLNHWLKTRRPRGRWRSTLVGAPGLRWARTTLIGRAPVYGNLPAPVGIWRPVTAVTAQTRTDVVTKVDGNVITVAGTSGARTIRLTVVDPAGRQIADDTTAPTQRGFRFDVAVPSPLLWWPNGYGPQHVYRVRLEADGVEVADRPVGFRTLSVAADGFRISVNGTAIFCRGVTWSPPDPIRAFADPDQIRDQVRTFAAAGATMVRVVGGLLFEQAEFWEACAEAGLLVWQDAMLATFDPPVEQSELIARELISVLQGVSGNPVLAVVSGGSETLQQPEMLGLSHDESVIEVLESVLGAAVAEHSDAHYVRASPSAPPGTADLAIRPDTGIAHWFGVGGYLRPIADVRSAGIRFAAESLAFSNPPVSDYVERHFGSAAMAGHHPDWKAGVPRDRGSSWDFEDVRDFYAHEVFGEVLLAVRRTEPERYLQLGRLAVATAMRECFAYWRRADSGCGGALVLSGRDTVAGAGWGLLDSDGAAKPALAVLARTWAPVAVLLSDEGLAGVRIDVYNDTDAELRGELTLTATNSVGVAVDATRPITVPPASSTAFVDTELSGQFRDLSQAYQFGPPTADAVQARVTFDGRPTVYDVLVVNPAGRQAASLLTATASPVSEGIWVLELVSEVALRYIEIEISGWRVSDNYFHVAARLPRQIMVTRQSGGESPTGTVGSIDLRASIPIRRSV; the protein is encoded by the coding sequence ATGCCGGCACGTTGGCAGGTGTTGCGCCGGGACCCCGGCTCCGTTGCGGGACCCGCGGAGCTGACTGACGATTGGGCTGCCGCACGGACCCTGGACATCCCGGCGACGGTGGCGACCGCGTTCGTCGGCAACCCCGACGACCACGACTGGTGGTACCGGACCACGTTGACCACGGAACACGCGACCAGTATCGAATTCGAAGGACTGACCTTCCCCGCCACGGTCTTTCTCGATGGGTCGCCGGTGGCCGACTGTGAATCGATGTTTCTGCCGTTGCGCATCGAATGCGATGCCGGTGATCACGAGCTGGTGATTCGCTTCGCGTCGCTGAATCATTGGCTCAAGACGCGAAGGCCAAGAGGACGTTGGCGCTCCACGCTGGTCGGTGCACCGGGCCTGCGGTGGGCTCGAACGACGCTCATCGGCCGCGCCCCCGTGTATGGGAATCTTCCGGCGCCCGTTGGCATCTGGCGTCCGGTGACTGCTGTCACCGCGCAGACCCGGACCGATGTCGTCACCAAGGTCGACGGAAACGTCATCACAGTTGCGGGAACCAGCGGTGCGCGCACGATCCGGCTCACCGTGGTGGATCCGGCCGGCCGACAGATAGCCGACGACACCACCGCACCGACCCAACGTGGCTTCCGGTTCGACGTCGCCGTTCCGTCTCCGCTGCTCTGGTGGCCCAACGGCTATGGACCGCAACACGTGTACCGGGTACGCCTTGAGGCCGATGGCGTGGAAGTCGCCGACCGGCCCGTCGGATTTCGGACACTGTCGGTCGCAGCGGACGGATTTCGGATCAGCGTGAACGGCACTGCGATCTTCTGCCGGGGCGTGACGTGGTCTCCCCCGGACCCCATCCGGGCATTCGCCGATCCCGATCAGATTCGCGATCAGGTAAGGACTTTCGCGGCCGCCGGTGCCACGATGGTGCGAGTGGTGGGTGGCTTGCTCTTCGAGCAGGCCGAGTTCTGGGAGGCCTGCGCCGAGGCGGGCCTGCTGGTGTGGCAGGACGCCATGCTGGCGACGTTCGATCCCCCGGTCGAGCAGAGCGAGTTGATCGCAAGAGAACTCATCTCGGTCCTGCAAGGAGTGTCGGGAAACCCAGTGCTGGCGGTGGTCAGCGGAGGCAGCGAGACGCTGCAACAGCCCGAGATGCTCGGACTCAGCCACGACGAGTCGGTGATTGAGGTCCTGGAATCAGTACTTGGTGCCGCTGTCGCGGAACACTCTGATGCCCACTACGTCCGGGCCTCACCGTCGGCCCCACCCGGTACCGCCGATCTCGCGATCCGCCCGGACACCGGCATAGCGCACTGGTTCGGCGTCGGTGGCTACCTACGACCAATCGCCGACGTGCGGAGCGCCGGAATCCGGTTCGCTGCCGAGAGCCTGGCGTTCTCCAATCCCCCGGTGTCCGACTACGTCGAACGTCATTTCGGCTCCGCCGCGATGGCCGGTCATCATCCCGATTGGAAGGCCGGCGTGCCACGGGACCGCGGCTCCTCCTGGGACTTCGAGGACGTCCGCGACTTCTACGCGCACGAGGTGTTCGGTGAAGTCCTGCTCGCCGTCCGGCGCACGGAACCCGAACGGTATCTGCAGCTCGGGCGCCTTGCCGTGGCCACCGCGATGCGCGAATGCTTCGCCTACTGGCGGCGAGCCGACTCAGGCTGTGGCGGGGCCCTTGTGCTGTCCGGCCGGGACACAGTGGCCGGCGCCGGGTGGGGACTTCTGGACTCCGACGGCGCGGCGAAACCGGCACTGGCTGTGCTGGCCAGGACCTGGGCTCCGGTAGCGGTCTTGCTCTCGGACGAGGGCCTCGCCGGCGTCAGAATCGACGTGTACAACGACACCGACGCGGAGCTGCGTGGTGAATTGACCTTGACGGCAACGAATTCCGTGGGCGTTGCGGTGGACGCCACTCGACCGATCACGGTGCCCCCGGCCTCGTCGACCGCATTCGTCGATACCGAGCTGTCAGGACAATTCCGAGATCTGTCACAGGCCTATCAATTCGGCCCGCCGACAGCGGATGCCGTCCAGGCCCGGGTCACCTTCGACGGCAGACCGACCGTGTACGACGTGCTGGTCGTGAATCCTGCAGGCAGGCAAGCAGCTTCACTGCTGACCGCGACGGCATCCCCGGTATCGGAAGGCATATGGGTGCTCGAGTTAGTGTCCGAGGTCGCGTTGCGGTACATCGAAATCGAGATTTCTGGTTGGCGGGTCAGCGACAACTATTTCCACGTGGCCGCACGACTACCGCGTCAGATCATGGTGACCCGGCAGAGCGGCGGTGAGTCGCCGACCGGAACAGTCGGGTCGATCGATCTGCGCGCGTCGATTCCGATACGGAGATCGGTGTGA
- a CDS encoding 4'-phosphopantetheinyl transferase superfamily protein, translated as MIVPEVQVPGHHVRVGCDVVSLDEIEHSVSTFGARFLAKIYTDDELAACAGPSRLSRLAARFAAKEAAIKAFSRPDAAFVPREIEVVTAKPLVTLRLSGSAAVLAAEQQWRQISLSLTHAECHAAAVVVAVCATTSLDLA; from the coding sequence GTGATCGTTCCTGAGGTGCAGGTTCCGGGTCACCACGTCCGGGTCGGTTGCGATGTGGTGAGTCTCGACGAGATCGAACACTCCGTGTCGACGTTCGGCGCGCGGTTCCTCGCCAAGATCTATACCGACGACGAGCTGGCCGCATGTGCCGGACCGAGCCGGCTTTCTCGACTCGCGGCCCGATTCGCCGCTAAAGAGGCCGCTATCAAGGCATTTTCACGCCCAGATGCCGCCTTCGTGCCCCGCGAGATCGAAGTGGTGACGGCGAAACCGCTCGTCACCCTCCGGTTGAGTGGCTCGGCCGCAGTGCTGGCGGCCGAGCAGCAATGGCGGCAGATCTCGCTGTCGCTGACCCACGCCGAATGCCACGCTGCCGCCGTGGTTGTGGCGGTCTGCGCGACCACATCACTTGACCTGGCTTGA